The Merismopedia glauca CCAP 1448/3 genome segment TCCAGAATCCGAGCAGCACAAGTAGTACAGACCCCTGCGTTACAAGAACTAGGTAAATCGATTCCCGCAGCATAAGCGGCTTTGAGAATTACTCGATCTTCGGGAACTTCTAATGTTTGGATTTGACCTTGATGATAAAACTCAACAGTGTAGGTTTGCAGCATAGACGATGACTAGTAGAAAAATGAGCGCTTGCCAGAGTATATCTCAATCTAACACCACTTCTGCCATAAGTTGCTGTCGGTCACTGCCTTTCAGCGTTTGAGGTGAGAGTATCAGTTAGTTGAATCAGGTTGGCTATAGTTGCTTGAATCATATGCTTTAAGTCAGAATAGACTCAGCCCAAAAATCTTAATATTACTTAATTTAAATAGCTA includes the following:
- a CDS encoding 2Fe-2S iron-sulfur cluster-binding protein; the encoded protein is MLQTYTVEFYHQGQIQTLEVPEDRVILKAAYAAGIDLPSSCNAGVCTTCAARILEGEVDQSDGMGVSPELREQGYALLCVSYPRSNLKIETEKEDELYELQFGQFQKA